From one Lolium rigidum isolate FL_2022 chromosome 4, APGP_CSIRO_Lrig_0.1, whole genome shotgun sequence genomic stretch:
- the LOC124648289 gene encoding dirigent protein 1-like: MAVARGVFLVLSSALLICGAASAADVEVTHLRFYVHEVEVGTNATVVNVASLHRNSSKFGDVNVFDNVVREGPDPASRLIGRAQGLAVHASLDGRSGLVAINFVFSDYGGYSGSGLTTQGPMGESGAWEQSIVGGTGKLRYARGYMVSELVASTNTSIAVVFDSYFTLAA; this comes from the exons ATGGCCGTTGCTCGCGGCGTCTTCCTTGTTCTCTCCTCCGCTCTACTGATCTGCGGTGCTGCATCCGCCGCCGATGTAGAGGTCACCCATCTCCGATTTTACGTTCACGAGGTCGAGGTCGGCACCAACGCCACCGTCGTCAACGTCGCCAGCCTGCACAG GAACTCATCAAAGTTCGGTGACGTGAACGTGTTCGACAACGTGGTGCGGGAGGGGCCGGACCCGGCGTCGCGGCTAATCGGCAGGGCGCAGGGCTTGGCGGTGCACGCGTCGCTCGACGGCCGGAGCGGCCTCGTCGCCATCAACTTCGTCTTCTCCGATTACGGCGGGTACAGCGGTAGTGGGCTCACGACGCAGGGACCCATGGGGGAGTCGGGCGCCTGGGAGCAGAGCATCGTGGGCGGCACGGGCAAGCTCCGCTATGCACGAGGGTACATGGTCAGCGAGCTCGTTGCCTCCACAAACACCTCCATCGCCGTCGTCTTCGACTCCTACTTCACCCTTGCCGCATAG